Genomic window (Macaca thibetana thibetana isolate TM-01 chromosome 6, ASM2454274v1, whole genome shotgun sequence):
GGACCTGGGTTGAGGAACCTGCTCTTCCGATCGCGCAGGGCCGCCCGGCAGTCCCCGGCTTAGCCGCGAGGGGCAGGGGGAGGCCGGCGGAGCGCGGCGGGCGGAAAGGGGATGAGGGAGGAAAGTCCGGGAGGTGAGGCGGGGGCGGTGGGCTGAGCGGGAACTTAAACGATCCGGGTGGAGAAGATGGGGCGTTCTCCGAGACACTTGGCTGTCCAGAGGTGCGAAGCCGGTGGGCGCGCGCCCGGGGCGGCCCTACAGCCCTCCTGCCACCAGTCTCAGGGTGTCGGGCTCTGACATTTTGACCGGCTCTTGCGGGCTCTCTTGCGGCCGCAGTGGGTTCTGAAAGTCCATTCCGGCGTAGGGTGGAAACCGAAGGGAGGCGTTGCAGATTCCCGATAAACAATAGTGACGAGACGCGCGGGGCGCCTGCGAGCCCCTTCCTGCCACTCGGAGCAGAGCGCGCGAGCGCAAGGCCGGGCCGGCCGCCTGCGCAGCGCCGGGCTAATTTTAACTGTTGATTACATCTTCAGCGTGTCCTTTCATAGGTCTCATTTGTAATTGAGACGAATGATTACAGTGGGGCAGGAAGGAGCAGCTGCTCATTAATTAATTTCTAATTAAAAGTGCCTCTCGTTCTCGGGTGACTAAAGAGAAACACCGTTCGCTGGGCGATATTGACTCGGATGGAATTCATTTGCTAACGCCCCGAGGAATGGCCCCTCCGTCCACCGCGCGGCCGGGACTGTCCTGGCCCCTCCCGGCCTGAGCCGCCGGCGAGTGACCGGCCAGTCTGCGGCCAGGCCGGGCTGCGCAAGGTGGGGCTGACGTCAGAGCCTCCGCCGCTTCAAGCCGCGTACATCTGACTTGACGGGTTCGCGCgactcgttttttttttttttttctttttcgtaaAATATGCATTTCTGTCGCCGCTGCGAGGCCACTCGGTCCCAGAGCCCCCTCGAGCCTCCGGAATGTGAAGTTAAAAGAATCGCTGCGGCCACCGCGGCTCACTTTGTTACCCGGTTAGGAAAGTTTGCGGAGCGCAGGGATGGACTAACCAGCTCTCCTGCTTCGCCCTCCCAGCACCTAAAAGCCTGCAGCCCCGGAGCAGTGGCCGCGCCACGCGGGCCCCAGAGCGCAGAACCCTGCAGGCCCCGCCCGTCCGCCCCGGGCCGCGCCCGCCATGTCCTACCCGCAGTTTGGATACCCCTACTCCTCGGCTCCCCAGGTAAGCGGAGCCCCGCCCCGCCCAGGCCCTCGCAGGTGCCTGCAGGGCGGATggggcgggggttgggggggagGGTGTCCGACCTACGACTGCCTGCGGCTTCCGAGCTAGCAAGGCCTGGGTCGCGCGCCCCTCACGCCCAACCCCTGCTCCCCAAACACCTGGGAGAAGGCCGAGGCGCTAAGAAGATCCGACGGGCCAGGCCCAGGTTCCCTGGTGTTTGACCCACAAGGCTCAGGCTGTGCCCCAGGGGAGTCCTAGGACCCCAAGGAGCCCTTAGGGAAGGAGGCTTGGCGGGCAAATGGCGTCAGAGGACTTGGAAATCCTCCCGGGAGGTGTGGGTGCTCGGCTGGGCCCCACCTGGTGGAGGAGGCCAGACGCGCGCAAGCTCGTGAAAAGGGGCGAGCGGCCTGGTGTGTACTACGGGAGGCCCCTGGGGACTCGGGGCACGCCCTCGTGGGCAGCGCACGGGATTGTCAAGGCCCAGGGCCCCAGCCTGCAGCCCGGTTTCCCGCCCTTCCTCGCGGCCTCTCTCTGCAGTTCTTGATGGCCACCAACTCCCTGAGCACGTGCTGCGAGTCCAGCGGCCGCACGCTGGCGGACTCCGGGCCCGCCGCCTCGGCCCAAGCGCCGGTCTACTGCCCGGTCTACGAGAGCCGGCTGCTGGCCACCGCGCGCCACGAGCTCAACTCGGCTGCGGCGCTGGGCGTCTACGGGGGTCCCTATGGCGGGTCGCAGGGCTATGGCAACTACGTGACCTACGGCTCAGAGGCGTCCGCCTTCTACTCGCTGGTAAGGGGGGCATCCCTAGCCCTTGCCCTGCCCCTGGCCCTCGATTTGCCAAGCCCACTTTTCCCCCAGTAGGCGCACCAGTCCGGTCCCCGGACTGTCACAGCGGGGAGGCGCTCACCTTGGCTCCCTTCAACTTTGCGCCTCCCAGCCGGGACCCTCAgaaccccactcccacccactgGGACGGGGTGACCTGGCAGGTGGCCACTGCGTTTCTCGTTTTTGGTTCCCTGCCAAATCCTCGTCAGCTGGCAGATTCGGTCTGCGTGTGTTCCCCGCTTCTTCCCTGCTGGTAGATTTCCCTCCCTCATTCCACGACCCCATTCTCCTCTCCCCGCCTCCTTCACGTTCCTGGCCTCCCTCTTCCTGTCCTCCCAGCCCCTCTCTGACTCATTCCTCTtatttccctcttcctccctgtccCCTGCTTTCgcccccctcctccttcctccccctccttaTTCCTCCCCTCCTTGCTCCTCCCCCACCCTTGCTCCTCCCCCACCCTTGCTCCTCCCCCACCCTTGCTCCTCCCCCACCCTTGCTCCTCCCATTTATCTccgccctcctcccctcctggctTCCATCCCCTCCCTCAGCagtccctcccctttccccaccccttTTTCCTCCCCCTTTGAGTACCTCCCCAGGGCACCCCCAGCCGTTCCAATCCCCGCTCCTCCCAGCTGCCCCCTATTGCCGGCCCCCAGTTCTTTCTCGCTTCCCTCCACCTTCCTTCTACTccacacccaccccccccccccccccccccccccccccccccccccccccccccccccccgccccacgCCCACCACACACTGCTTCGGCAACTCAGAACATCCCCACTTCACGTTTGGGAGATCAGGTTTTAAAGCAAGGGGGAAATCAGCTCCTTCCTGCTGGGGCATAGGGCTGCCCGGGTATCCGTGCCAAGCCTTTGGGAGATGGGGGGCTCCTAGGAGAGAGGCTGGAGCGGGGTCGCCTCCCCAGAAACTGCGACCCCAGATCCTTGGCTCCTACAGAACAGCTTTGACTCCAAGGACGGTTCGGGATCTGCGCATGCGGGCCTGGCGCCAGCAGCCTACTACCCTTATGAGCCGGCTCTGGGCCAATACCCCTATGACAGGTGAGGACCCACCCCTCCTAACCAGCGCTAGCCCCACGGGCCCTCTGCACTGTCAGCCACCAACTCCCCTCTACCATCACGCCCCCTTTCTGGAAGGcgggaggcaggaagagagacACTCCTAGGTCAGGGGTGACCTGACTCTGTGGTCTATGGGGTCCAGCCTCCTGTCGAACCTGCTCCTGCACAGCCACGGTTAAAATGCTCCCCAGTCTCCCCCGTCCCCCACGTTGTTGGGCCCCAGAAGTCCTCGATGTGCGGCAGCTTTCAGGGAAGTCGAATCTGGAAGGCCTAGTTCACGGGGCAGCCGGCTCTGCAAACTCTGGGCACCTCCTTCCAAGTGTGCACACTGCCCCTACAGTGGGAACAGCAGGGAGCCCCTGGTGGCCCTCCTGGCTCTCCTGGCCCACTTTTGAACAGCATGCCCCACCTTCCTCgatgcaaccattaaaaatttATCCAAAGAAAGTACACTTAGGCCCCTTGGGTGCTTTCTCCTCCTGGGCAGTAATGACCCTTCCTGCCACAGGTGTTACATATCCGGGTATGGGCTCGCATGTCTATACCTTTTTATGGTTTGGGGATCAAAGGGGTAGGCGGTCATCCCCATAAAGGAATTGGCCTGGACCTCTCTGTCTTCGGAAGGAGTCCAGGCTCCCTGTAATTTTAGTCAAATATGATATTTGCCCTTTGGCCACAGAAGACAAGTGCCAGTGGGCAGCGGCACCCGGTTGGGGCTTGGGTCCTACCTAGGCCTTATGACCATGACCACAACCCCGACGGGGAAGCAAAGCCCATCCTGGCGTGCCCCTGGCCGACCCCCTCCCCTATGCCCGCGATGCCCAGGGCCCAGAGGGCCCAGCCTGAGCCCATTGCAGAGCCTGTCTCCAGGTATGGAACCATGGACAGCGGCACGCGGCGCAAGAACGCCACGCGCGAGACCACCAGCACGCTCAAGGCCTGGCTGCAGGAGCACCGCAAGAACCCCTACCCCACCAAGGGCGAGAAGATCATGCTGGCCATCATCACCAAGATGACCCTCACGCAGGTCTCCACCTGGTTCGCCAACGCGCGCCGGCGCCTCAAGAAGGAGAACAAGATGACGTGGCCGCCGCGGAACAAGTGCGCAGACGAGAAGCGGCCCTATACGGAgggcgaggaggaggaggggggcgAGGAAGAGGCGCGGGAGGAGCCCCTAAAGAACTCCAAGAACGCAGGTGGGTTGGGAGGTTGTCTCTGGGGGCTGAAACCCTGGGGGGCAGGCTGGGACCTTCCTTTGCCTTCTCTGCAGTTCTAGGACTTCTTGGGGGTCCCAAACACGGAGCCCCATGCCTAGGAGGTCACCGTGCAAACCGGTTCCGCCTCATGCCACCAATGTGTGGACTGTGGTGGTGACCCCTGAGCATTTAAAGGAATTCAAATCACGTTTAAAAATatcaggccgggtgcggcggctcagacctgtaatcccagcactttgggaggcagaggcgggtgaatcacgaggtcaggagatcgagaccaccctggctaacatggtgaaacctcgtctctactaaaaatacaaaaaattagccaggagtggtggtgggcgcctgtcgtcccagctactcgggaggttaaggcaggagaatggtgtgaaccctggaggcggagcttgcagtgagccgagaccgggccactgcactcaagcctggactacagcaagacaccgtctcaaaaaaaaaaaaaaaaaaaaattagacggcTCCCTCCCCCATTGGAGGCCCCTGTGTTGCCAGTTTGTGGCCTCGTGGCCTCTGGAGGAAATGGGAGACTCGAAGAAAGGCTCCGAGTGCTTTTCCTAGCGTCAGGATCAGGCCTCATAATGGTGAACAGAGACAGGGGGTCTGATTCACCTGCCACCCCTCTCCCTCCACTGGCCACGCATTCTCTCCCGCAGAGCCCGTGGGCAAAGAGGAGAAGGAGCTGGAGCTTAGTGACTTGGATGACTTCGACCCGCTGGAAGCAGATCCCCCGGGGTGCGACCTGAAGCCGCCCTTCCAGTCCCTGGACAGCGGTCTGGAGCGCGTCCCGGCCGCGCCCGACGACCGGGTCAAGGAGGCCTCAGGCGCGCTCCGGATGCCTCTGGCCGCGGGTGGAGGAGCTGCTCTGGACGAGGACCTGGAGAGGGCCCGGAGCTGTCTCCGCAGCGCGGCGGCCGGGCCGGAGCCACTGCCGGGCGCAGAGGGCAGCCCACAGGTCTGCGAGGCCAAGCTGGGGTTTGGGCCGGCGGGGGCGTCGGCAGGCCTGGAGGCTAAGCCGCGCATCTGGTCCCTGGCCCACAcagccaccgccgccgccgccaccgccctGAGTCAGACTGAGTTTCCGTCGTGCATGCTCAAGCGCCAGGGTCCCGCTGCCCCTGCAGCTGTGTCCTCCGCGTCCGCCACGTCCCCGTCTGTGGCCCCTGCCCGCTCTGGTGCCCTGGACAGGCACCAGGACTCCCCGGTAACCAGTCTCAGAAACTGGGTGGACGGGGTCTTCCACGACCCCATCCTCAGGCACAGCACTTTGAACCAGGCCTGGGCCACCGCCAAGGGCGCCCTCCTGGACCCTGGGCCTCTGGGACGCTCGCTGGGGGCGGGCGCGAACGTGCTGACTGCACCCCTGGCCCGCGCCTTTCCGCCTGCCGCGCCCCAGGACGCCCCGGCTGCGGGCGCCGCCAGGGAGCTGCTCGCCCTGCCCAAGGCCGGCGGCAAACCCTTCTGCGCCTGATGCGAGCGGGCCCCGAGCCCAGGGGGGAAGCCGCGCTCAGGCGGACGGCGCCGACTCTTTTTTTACTGAGCTTCCAGAGGACGACTAGCGCGGCCACCGCGAAGCCGCCAACCCCCCGGAGAGGGAGTTTCTGAACTCGGACTCCTGGGAACATGGACAAGCCCGGGGCTGCCACGCCAGGGCCTCCACCGCCTGGGCCTGAGCCCGAGCCCGGCTGGGCCATTCTCAAATTTGGGACGCGGAAGGAGAGGCTCTCGGAGCAGAAGAGGCCAGCCACCCTGAAGCGTAAAGTTTACGTCAAAAGTTTACATGGAGAAGGCGGTTCCGTTCTGAAGCGTGGTCTGCTGTCCCCTGGGCGTGAGGCATGCGGTGTTGGTTGTGAGGCCTCCTGGGCCTGTGAGGCCTCCGATTTCATCCTCAGCACATAATGCTCACCAACAGCACTTGCACTGAGTTGACTCTTGCACACTCTTGACTCCATAATATGATGCTTTTTAAGATGTATGTTCACACCAATAATTGCCTGCTTCAGAGGCTAATATAACAAAACCAATAAAACCGAGTGACGGTGTTTGTATTgcaaaatgaacacatttaaaaCCAGGGGAGTTGAGAATTCCCGAGGGAAAGCCATGCTAATCCGGGAGGGAAGGAGTGGGGAACAGGAACAGACCCAGACTCCACTCCCCAAAAGCAGCTGGCTCAACCCAAGACTTCAAGCCACTTTTAAAAGAACCGTGGCTGCAGAGTTTGACGGTTCTGCTGAGCTCCCTAATAGAAGTGGGTGTGAGACCCAAAACTCATACTTTCCATCACCCAGCTCCAGAAGTTTGAAAAAATAGAGATTTCTTTGATTAgattttaaactttctaaattcGCAGAACCGTGTCCTGGGGTGGGCGGGGGGCGTGGGAGCCCATCGTTGCTTTTCTCTGTTAGTGGCCTCTGCCCATCCTAAGCAGGAGTTTGGGCGGCCTCCACCCCTCTGCCGTCTCCGTCGCCTCCTAACCTTGGCTCTCCTCTTTCCGGGGACCCGCAGCTCCGCAATCTGCTCTGCTCGGAAAGCTGGCGAGCCGCGGCTCCGCGGGGGCAAATGCTCAGAGCTTCATAGGCCGCCGACCGGAGGCGGGACTGGGAGGAAGGGCCTCGGGGCAGGGCGGGAAGGGAGTGTGGAAGGAACCCGCGGAGGGATCCGCAGCTAGGGGTGCCCGGCCGAGCCGTGGCTACGCTCAGAAACCCCGGCTCACCTCCCCATctccgcggcggcggcggctccacATCCCCAGCAGGCGCCTGGCCGGCTTGAGGCCCCTCCTCTCGCCCCCTCAATCCCCCCCCAACCTTCCCCCCGAAGCCCGCCTGGGCTCATCAAAGGCCCAGGTGTCCCAAGGACTATGGGAGCGGCCCGGGGGCGGCGAGGAGGCG
Coding sequences:
- the IRX4 gene encoding iroquois-class homeodomain protein IRX-4 isoform X1 gives rise to the protein MSYPQFGYPYSSAPQFLMATNSLSTCCESSGRTLADSGPAASAQAPVYCPVYESRLLATARHELNSAAALGVYGGPYGGSQGYGNYVTYGSEASAFYSLNSFDSKDGSGSAHAGLAPAAYYPYEPALGQYPYDRIKGVGGHPHKGIGLDLSVFGRSPGSLYGTMDSGTRRKNATRETTSTLKAWLQEHRKNPYPTKGEKIMLAIITKMTLTQVSTWFANARRRLKKENKMTWPPRNKCADEKRPYTEGEEEEGGEEEAREEPLKNSKNAEPVGKEEKELELSDLDDFDPLEADPPGCDLKPPFQSLDSGLERVPAAPDDRVKEASGALRMPLAAGGGAALDEDLERARSCLRSAAAGPEPLPGAEGSPQVCEAKLGFGPAGASAGLEAKPRIWSLAHTATAAAATALSQTEFPSCMLKRQGPAAPAAVSSASATSPSVAPARSGALDRHQDSPVTSLRNWVDGVFHDPILRHSTLNQAWATAKGALLDPGPLGRSLGAGANVLTAPLARAFPPAAPQDAPAAGAARELLALPKAGGKPFCA
- the IRX4 gene encoding iroquois-class homeodomain protein IRX-4 isoform X2; amino-acid sequence: MSYPQFGYPYSSAPQFLMATNSLSTCCESSGRTLADSGPAASAQAPVYCPVYESRLLATARHELNSAAALGVYGGPYGGSQGYGNYVTYGSEASAFYSLNSFDSKDGSGSAHAGLAPAAYYPYEPALGQYPYDRYGTMDSGTRRKNATRETTSTLKAWLQEHRKNPYPTKGEKIMLAIITKMTLTQVSTWFANARRRLKKENKMTWPPRNKCADEKRPYTEGEEEEGGEEEAREEPLKNSKNAEPVGKEEKELELSDLDDFDPLEADPPGCDLKPPFQSLDSGLERVPAAPDDRVKEASGALRMPLAAGGGAALDEDLERARSCLRSAAAGPEPLPGAEGSPQVCEAKLGFGPAGASAGLEAKPRIWSLAHTATAAAATALSQTEFPSCMLKRQGPAAPAAVSSASATSPSVAPARSGALDRHQDSPVTSLRNWVDGVFHDPILRHSTLNQAWATAKGALLDPGPLGRSLGAGANVLTAPLARAFPPAAPQDAPAAGAARELLALPKAGGKPFCA